The DNA segment GAAGGGCTGCGCCAGCGTTTGATTGGGTCATTGATCAGCTCAACGCCCCTGGTTCCAAGCTGGTAGGCGCTTACCTACTGATGGGTGCCAGCTGCTTTACAGCTACAGCGATTGGGTTAGAGGCCGCCCTTGGTGCATTTGCCGCTGGTTTAATTGCCAGCACCTCTAAGCACCATCGTGAAATTCAGGCGGCTGTGACACCGATCGTGGGACTATTCGCAACGGTGTTCTTTGTGTTGGTAGGGGCAGGAATGGATCTGTCCGTAATCAACCCCTCTGTTCCAGCTGCTCGTTCAGCTCTCATAATTGCTGGATTTCTATTTATCGTGGCGATCGTCGGCAAAGTCGCTGCTGGCTGGGCAGTCTTTGGAAAGCAGCCTACAAACCATCTTGTAGTTGGTTTGGGAATGATGCCGCGCGGGGAAGTTGGTTTAATTTTTTTAGGGCTCGGTACCGCTTCTGGGCTGCTCGGTCCAGGATTGGAGGCCGCCGTACTCTTAATGGTAATTGGTACCACTTTCTTGGCACCAGTACTTCTGCGTTTGGTGCTGAAAGGTAAGCCACCAGAGGACGGCAACCGTGTGCCTGATGAGTTCGTAGCTGATCCCCTGGCCGGCTCGTCTTGATCGTTAGTCTGAGTTTGAGATTTTCGAGTCTGATCACTCTGATTGGGAGGTAGCTATCAGTAACAAACTCCAGCCGATGGCAATCAATCCCAAGCTAGAAGCCCAACCGGGTCCTAAGACCCAGCTCATTGCGAGCCGGGTGATTATTCCAACCGCTGAGGCTAACAGCAGGCTGCTGAGCACCAATATGATTTGACGCCATTGTTTTGATAGCGGGCTGTCCGTAAGGCTGGCTTCGAAGGCAACTAGAGGCTTACTCAAAGGTATATAAAAAACCAAAGCCCAGAGCAAGGCACCCCGCCACATTGATAAATCGGCCAGTGGTCCACCAAAGGCTACGTACTCCTGCATTCGAACTTTGAGTTGAGCTGTTTAGCATCGCTGCTCTTTCTTATTGTTGTGGAGACCAGCCCCTGGAGTTACCTTGGCCATCCTGTACACGCAGTTTGTCAGCAACCTAACCAGCCAATTCCAGCTGATCGCCCTGCCCTTTTGCTAGTGCATGGTTTTGGTGCATCAACAGATCATTGGCGCTACAACATCCCCGTGTTATCCCACAGTCATGTGGTCCACGCAATCGATTTGCTTGGATTTGGCCGTAGTGCCAAGCCATCCGACCTCAAATACGGCGGCGATCTATGGCGCGATCAGCTGGTGGCCTACGTCTATGAACGAATTGGTCGGTTAACGGTGATTGCCGGTAACTCTCTGGGGGGGTTCGCAGCATTAGCGGCCGGCGCAGTCCTTGGAGAAGCCTGCGCCGGCGTGGTTTTGCTCAATGCCGCTGGTCCTTTTAGTAATGAGCAAAAACCACCGAGGAGATGGGGTGCCATTGCCCGACAAAGCATCGGGAGTGCCTTGATAAAAAGTCCCGTTCTACAGCGAATCTTATTTGAGAACCTCCGTCGTCCCAGCACCATCCGTCGTACCCTAAATCAAGTCTACGTTGATAAAACCAACGTGGATGATTGGTTGGTGGAGTCAATCCGCCGTCCATCTCTTGATCCTGGCGCCTTTGGTGTTTTTCGTACCGTCTTCGATATTCCCCAGGGTCAGCCCCTAGACGAGTTATTTGCACAGTTGACTGCGCCTTTACTTCTTGTCTGGGGTATTCGTGACCCTTGGATCAATGCTCCTGGTCGCCGTTCCACATTTCAACGGTACGCACCGAAGAGCACAACGGAGGTGGTCTTAGAAGCCGGACACTGCCCCCATGACGAAGTCCCTGATCAAGTAAACGCTGCTTTGCAGAACTGGTTGGCTAAACTCGGCTGAATTAAAGAATGAAGTGATCTGCAGCTGAGGACATTCCCCGGCGCCAGGCTAATTAAGTACAAGCTCCCTTTCCCTTGGCGGATGGTGCTGGGTCTTGCTTAACACTCGGCTTCTAATCGTATGCACATCGAAACCCATGTATCTCAAAAATGATAATAGTGTAAAAGTCACTTCAGAATGAAAAGGGCATCTTCAGCGAATGACACCGCAACGCGCGTGAAATTATTTGTTTTATTTTGATCGAGCGATCAAGAGTATCACATCAATTCGGTGGCTAACAACAGCATTCGCAGTAGAGAATTTTCGTGTTGTTTTTACTCTGTGGTAATCCTCTTTGTAGTATGCACTGGATGGACAGAACAGATCGCATGCCTTAGCAGTACAGCCTCGCGGCAACCTGCCTTAACAGTTGCGACCGTTTGCACTTAATGTAAAGCGCAGTCGAACTTCTTCTACTAACACGGAGTAAGCACTTGTTACATGTCGGTTGTTAGATTCGTTGGCTTTTATTGTAAATAGAAGATACGTCTGGGTAGAAGGCGATAGAAATTATTGCTATAACTAAGTTGGCGGCAACGCAATGAAATCTTGTTCCGTCTCCGGCTGCCTTCTACTTTAACAGCGATGACTTGTCCAGTGTGCACTTGGGCGACTTGGCAGAGCGTTAGCCATCTATCTAGGGATCATTTGTGAAGGCTAATTTAGGAGACAAGCATGACTTAGACTAAGCAGCCTACCAAAGGCATAAACCTTTTCTATCTGTCAAGTCCAGCCCCGTCACCCTGGTCGATTCAACCTTGAGCTTTAGCGTCAAGACCCAACGGATATCGTCGTCGTCTGGATAGAGACCCCGCAGGAAGTTGGCCCTTAGTTATGAATTGAATTACATCAATCCTTGGTCAGCGGTTATAGGTGAACTGATGTTGTGATCTGAGTCTAGGTTTCTATCGTTGCTTTAAGCCGTAGCTAGCATCTGGTTGACCCCTGGGAGACGGCCCCGACTAAGTTGTTGCAAGGGATCGAACTGGCGCTTTACGGCTTCGATTATCGGCCGGGCTGGTGAGTCTCTCCAAGTTGGGAAGCATTGGCTTTCAGCTTGAACCAATACCATTAGCTGCCCTCCCAAGGAGTCTACTTGGTGTAGTAAAGCTTCGATTTGGAAAGCTGGGGTGGTAGTGTTGCACCAGCCATCGCCACAGCCAGCTCCGGCAGCAATTTCCCAAGTCCAAGCGTCTAGGGACGCCATGGCGTAACTGGCCAGCAAATGATGCAGTGCCGTTGCTGGTAGGATCAATCGTACTAGTTGGGCGGGGTCCTGACATGGGACAGCTACTTCTAGCGGCGTGGCGCAAGCCTGCTGTTCTGATTGCAACCCATGCTCCGTCGCTAGGAACTTGAGACGACTGAGTTGGTCCTTTACTGCTTGCTTCGAGACGCCGCTTAGAATGAGTCGTAAGCCCCAAGCGCCTTTGTTCGAGTTATGCCAGTCGCAGCGTTCTGGCGTGAGCGTAGAGCGTAGCAGGGCCACGCGGAAACCCTCCAGATCTAGGAGTTCACCTGTCAACCATAAAGCGACATGCATAGGGCGAATCGGTTGTACTCGCAGGGTGACCTCAGTAATCAATGCCAGGCTCCCCCAGCTGCCACAGAGTAGCCGCATTAAGTCATATCCGGCCACATTCTTTACGACGCGACCGCCTGATTTAGCGGCTATTCCATCGCTGCGCAGCAGCCCAATACCGATGATTTGGTCACGTATTCCTAAATGACGTTGCCGCAAACCACCGGAAAGCCCACGAGCTACAAGTCCGCCAATGCTTCCCGCCGCCGATCTGTCATCAGGTGGATGCCCCCCACGAGGCCAGTCTACCGGGAGCCATTGATGCTGTTGGGCCAGCAGCTCCTGCAAGTCACACAGGGGAAGACCGGCTTCCACGGTAATTGTGAGATCGTCTACAGCATGATCTATCACTCGATTCAAACTGTGG comes from the Synechococcus sp. M16CYN genome and includes:
- a CDS encoding alpha/beta fold hydrolase, whose product is METSPWSYLGHPVHAVCQQPNQPIPADRPALLLVHGFGASTDHWRYNIPVLSHSHVVHAIDLLGFGRSAKPSDLKYGGDLWRDQLVAYVYERIGRLTVIAGNSLGGFAALAAGAVLGEACAGVVLLNAAGPFSNEQKPPRRWGAIARQSIGSALIKSPVLQRILFENLRRPSTIRRTLNQVYVDKTNVDDWLVESIRRPSLDPGAFGVFRTVFDIPQGQPLDELFAQLTAPLLLVWGIRDPWINAPGRRSTFQRYAPKSTTEVVLEAGHCPHDEVPDQVNAALQNWLAKLG
- a CDS encoding FAD-binding oxidoreductase, producing MSHTPANRAELITLVRQWYQDSTPWIPSGLGTRLHWGPTLDPAHAVLNYHSLNRVIDHAVDDLTITVEAGLPLCDLQELLAQQHQWLPVDWPRGGHPPDDRSAAGSIGGLVARGLSGGLRQRHLGIRDQIIGIGLLRSDGIAAKSGGRVVKNVAGYDLMRLLCGSWGSLALITEVTLRVQPIRPMHVALWLTGELLDLEGFRVALLRSTLTPERCDWHNSNKGAWGLRLILSGVSKQAVKDQLSRLKFLATEHGLQSEQQACATPLEVAVPCQDPAQLVRLILPATALHHLLASYAMASLDAWTWEIAAGAGCGDGWCNTTTPAFQIEALLHQVDSLGGQLMVLVQAESQCFPTWRDSPARPIIEAVKRQFDPLQQLSRGRLPGVNQMLATA